From the Photobacterium sp. GJ3 genome, one window contains:
- a CDS encoding SDR family NAD(P)-dependent oxidoreductase, giving the protein MKTALVTGGSQGIGLETVLRLVAEDYQVITCSRRESVWQQQVARYPQLSSVDYHAVDIGDDSQLNRLFAHIQETYGKLDLAVNNASPELASRGQFSEVAPSALRETLEQDFWAQAVCLQLELQLMQSGAAIVNLSSVNGLRPTPNAAMYSAAKHAIEGLTRSVALEAIQQGIRINAVAPGVTWTARWEAREAAVPGTRTEVSAVVPIKRYAESAEVVEAILFLLSDKASYIVGHTLVVDGGLSLS; this is encoded by the coding sequence ATGAAAACAGCATTGGTCACCGGTGGCAGCCAGGGAATCGGACTCGAAACAGTGTTGCGTTTGGTGGCAGAAGATTATCAGGTCATTACCTGTTCAAGACGGGAATCCGTCTGGCAGCAACAGGTTGCGCGGTATCCGCAACTCAGTTCTGTGGATTATCATGCGGTGGATATTGGCGATGACTCGCAGTTGAATCGCTTGTTTGCACATATTCAAGAGACATACGGCAAGCTGGATCTGGCGGTGAATAATGCGTCGCCTGAACTGGCTTCCCGCGGACAATTTTCTGAAGTTGCCCCTTCAGCGCTGCGCGAAACACTTGAGCAGGATTTCTGGGCACAGGCCGTGTGTTTACAACTGGAGCTTCAACTCATGCAGTCCGGGGCTGCGATTGTGAATCTCAGTTCTGTGAATGGATTGCGTCCAACCCCCAACGCTGCGATGTACAGCGCTGCAAAACATGCCATTGAAGGCTTAACCCGATCGGTTGCACTGGAGGCGATTCAGCAGGGAATTCGCATCAATGCTGTCGCGCCAGGGGTGACCTGGACAGCCCGCTGGGAAGCCCGGGAAGCAGCCGTGCCCGGCACCCGGACAGAGGTGTCTGCGGTTGTACCAATCAAACGCTATGCTGAATCTGCTGAGGTGGTTGAAGCCATCCTGTTTCTTTTGTCCGACAAAGCCAGCTATATCGTGGGGCATACACTGGTCGTGGATGGCGGATTGAGTTTAAGTTGA
- a CDS encoding SIMPL domain-containing protein — protein sequence MQKQQDKIGLALLGVFIFLGLACLGYLLGHAALAYKQFDRSVTVKGLSEREFLADIVIWPIQFNVASNDLGELYQMLDGQTSQIRAYLRSNGIGANEISVSTPAITDKSAQQYGNEAQVAYRYTAFQTVTVYSSEIENVRAVMGSLSELGKQGIVFTGDAYQTQTEYLFTRLNEIKPGMIEEATTNAREVAQKFASDSDSTLGKIRKASQGQFSISARDKNNPHIKKIRVVSTVEYYLSD from the coding sequence ATGCAAAAACAACAGGACAAAATCGGGCTCGCGCTGCTCGGGGTTTTTATTTTTCTCGGGTTGGCATGTTTAGGATATTTGCTGGGGCATGCAGCACTGGCTTATAAACAATTCGATCGTAGTGTGACGGTAAAAGGATTGTCTGAACGGGAGTTTCTGGCGGATATTGTGATCTGGCCGATTCAGTTTAACGTTGCCAGCAATGATCTGGGGGAGCTGTATCAGATGCTGGACGGACAGACGTCGCAAATTCGTGCTTATCTTCGCAGCAATGGCATCGGCGCGAATGAAATCTCTGTCTCTACCCCGGCGATCACCGATAAATCGGCTCAGCAATATGGCAACGAGGCTCAGGTGGCTTACCGATATACGGCGTTTCAAACCGTGACCGTTTATTCCAGCGAGATTGAAAATGTCCGGGCTGTGATGGGATCCCTGTCAGAACTAGGGAAACAGGGGATTGTCTTTACCGGTGATGCGTATCAGACGCAGACTGAATATCTCTTTACCCGTCTGAACGAGATTAAGCCCGGCATGATTGAAGAAGCCACGACCAACGCCCGTGAAGTGGCACAAAAATTTGCATCGGACTCCGACAGCACACTCGGCAAAATCCGCAAAGCGTCGCAGGGACAGTTTTCAATCAGTGCGCGCGATAAAAATAATCCGCATATTAAGAAAATCAGAGTCGTTTCAACCGTCGAATATTATTTGTCGGATTGA
- a CDS encoding GlxA family transcriptional regulator: MASDRINPVPLSIYFLLTPDVHLLDLAGPCQAFHEALSQGMPLELHYIGDQTTCHSHQGLTFCGIEPLPESLPEPSIVMVCASKYHHGIYRNQASEHCIDWLRTVPQTQTKIVGICTGAFLLGLAGWLDDRHCTTHHQLTQQLSEQFPATTVLPERIVVQDGQVYTTAGVTAGIDLALQLIEERNGCAFAMNIARELVVYRRRMANDPQISKQLSYRSHISPLVHAIQDDLQRRISEKITLNDVAARFRVSSRHMQREFKQATGITIRAYLVELRLEEAKSYLDNGETIESAALKSGFPQASALRAAWKKKYQSLPGKFATKHNTAAQMIDSHRSCNAEPDSAG; the protein is encoded by the coding sequence ATGGCATCTGACCGGATCAACCCCGTGCCACTTTCTATTTATTTTCTGCTGACGCCGGATGTGCATCTGCTGGATCTGGCGGGGCCCTGTCAGGCTTTTCATGAAGCGCTCAGCCAGGGCATGCCTCTGGAACTGCACTATATCGGCGATCAGACGACCTGTCACAGCCATCAGGGACTGACTTTCTGTGGCATTGAACCTTTGCCGGAAAGCTTGCCTGAACCGTCGATCGTGATGGTCTGCGCTTCCAAATATCACCATGGCATTTATCGTAATCAGGCCAGTGAACACTGTATCGACTGGCTCAGAACCGTGCCGCAGACACAAACGAAAATCGTCGGTATCTGTACCGGTGCTTTTCTGCTCGGACTGGCAGGCTGGCTGGATGACAGACACTGCACCACACATCATCAGCTGACGCAGCAATTATCTGAACAGTTTCCGGCGACCACAGTGCTGCCGGAACGGATTGTGGTGCAGGACGGGCAAGTCTATACCACGGCAGGCGTGACCGCCGGAATTGATCTGGCGCTTCAACTGATAGAGGAGCGCAACGGCTGTGCCTTTGCCATGAACATCGCCAGAGAACTGGTGGTCTACCGCCGCAGAATGGCCAATGATCCGCAAATCTCGAAACAGCTTTCCTATCGCAGCCATATTTCACCGCTGGTCCATGCGATTCAGGATGATTTGCAGCGCCGGATCAGCGAAAAAATCACATTAAACGACGTTGCTGCCCGCTTTCGTGTGTCTTCCCGCCACATGCAGCGCGAGTTCAAACAAGCGACGGGCATCACCATCCGGGCCTATCTGGTCGAACTGCGGCTGGAAGAAGCGAAAAGCTATCTCGATAACGGGGAGACAATTGAATCTGCTGCGCTGAAATCCGGCTTTCCTCAGGCCAGCGCATTGCGCGCCGCCTGGAAGAAAAAGTATCAGTCGCTGCCCGGAAAATTTGCGACGAAGCACAACACTGCGGCCCAGATGATTGATTCACATCGGTCTTGCAATGCTGAACCAGACAGTGCGGGCTGA
- a CDS encoding DMT family transporter: protein MIYLLPLLTVSIWAGNAIVNKLSFSVIDPGAIAFYRWFFAMLALTPFVLKSVIQNWASIKPYLSKLAFLAVLGMVLNQSLGYFAAPTTTATNMALIMSLVPLMSMFLSVPILKQRLSPLAFIGAVLSLGGLVLMLSHGDPSQLLSQGMNQGDALLLLAAFVYALYCVLIKRWDMPLSNWHSVYVQGVFAVLFLLPMLFTSQRIGITGESLPLILFAAIPASVIAPWCWLKAIKMLGADKTAMFMNLMPVITAIIASFLLNEQLEPVHLIGGGMVLCGVAIAQIKRRARRRKLVAA, encoded by the coding sequence ATGATCTACTTATTACCCTTATTGACGGTATCAATTTGGGCAGGGAATGCCATTGTTAACAAACTTTCATTCAGCGTGATTGATCCGGGAGCGATCGCATTTTACCGCTGGTTTTTTGCCATGCTGGCACTCACCCCTTTTGTACTGAAATCTGTGATTCAAAACTGGGCCAGCATTAAACCCTATTTGTCAAAACTGGCATTTCTGGCAGTGCTCGGCATGGTGCTGAACCAATCGCTGGGGTACTTTGCAGCACCCACGACCACAGCCACGAATATGGCACTGATTATGTCGCTGGTTCCGCTGATGAGCATGTTCCTGAGCGTCCCGATTCTGAAACAAAGACTCTCGCCACTGGCTTTTATCGGCGCTGTACTGTCTTTGGGCGGACTGGTGCTGATGCTCAGCCATGGCGATCCGTCGCAGTTGCTGTCTCAGGGCATGAATCAAGGGGATGCTTTGCTTCTGCTGGCTGCTTTTGTGTATGCGCTGTATTGTGTGCTGATCAAACGGTGGGACATGCCGCTGAGTAACTGGCACTCGGTGTATGTTCAGGGCGTGTTTGCCGTGCTGTTTCTGCTACCGATGCTCTTTACCAGCCAGCGGATTGGCATCACCGGTGAATCGCTGCCGCTGATTCTGTTTGCTGCGATTCCGGCCTCGGTGATTGCCCCCTGGTGCTGGTTGAAAGCCATCAAGATGCTGGGTGCCGATAAAACGGCAATGTTCATGAACCTGATGCCCGTGATTACAGCCATCATTGCCAGCTTCTTATTGAACGAACAACTTGAGCCTGTTCATCTGATTGGCGGGGGCATGGTCCTGTGCGGTGTCGCGATTGCCCAAATCAAACGCAGAGCTCGTCGCCGCAAGCTGGTGGCCGCGTAA
- a CDS encoding endonuclease domain-containing protein translates to MNGICELPVFNATENKSFRSQLRTHLTEPERRLWRKLRCHQLGVKFRRQHGIGRYIVDFYCPDTKLVIEIDGDSHSHYSELGLQYDAKRDALMAELGIRVLRFTNQEVMCNLDEVVEMIYRLIHR, encoded by the coding sequence TTGAATGGAATCTGTGAGTTGCCGGTATTTAATGCCACTGAAAATAAAAGCTTTCGTTCCCAATTACGTACTCATTTGACTGAACCTGAGCGGCGTCTCTGGAGAAAACTGCGTTGTCATCAGCTTGGCGTGAAGTTTCGTCGTCAGCATGGTATTGGCCGATATATTGTGGATTTCTATTGCCCGGATACAAAGCTGGTGATTGAAATTGATGGCGATAGCCATAGCCATTATTCGGAACTGGGTCTGCAGTACGATGCAAAGCGTGATGCCTTGATGGCTGAATTAGGGATTCGGGTATTACGTTTTACGAATCAGGAAGTGATGTGTAATTTAGACGAAGTTGTTGAGATGATATATCGGCTGATTCACCGATGA
- a CDS encoding TetR/AcrR family transcriptional regulator: MKTDKRQQLISTALTLFYRHGIHAVGINEVLKVSGVAKKTLYSHFASKDELILATLAARDEIFMAWLARRLAPAHTHADVITCLFSALSDWFHGRVPELSPFRGCFFINASAEFSEENTVIADYCSEHKRKVRLLIQQHLHTPDEALVDAICLLKEGAIVSAFVGKDLDAAEKCTGVLLNSISSGNQHL, translated from the coding sequence ATGAAAACCGACAAACGACAGCAACTGATCAGCACCGCGCTGACGCTGTTCTACCGTCACGGTATTCATGCCGTGGGGATTAACGAAGTGCTGAAAGTCTCTGGCGTGGCCAAAAAAACACTCTACAGCCACTTTGCCAGCAAAGATGAGCTGATCCTCGCCACGCTGGCCGCACGCGATGAGATCTTCATGGCCTGGTTGGCGCGACGTCTGGCACCGGCACACACCCATGCTGACGTGATCACCTGCCTCTTCAGCGCCCTGAGTGACTGGTTCCATGGCCGGGTGCCTGAACTGAGCCCCTTTCGAGGCTGTTTTTTTATCAATGCATCGGCTGAATTCAGTGAAGAAAACACCGTCATTGCCGACTATTGCAGCGAACACAAACGCAAAGTCCGGTTGCTGATTCAGCAACACCTTCACACACCAGACGAGGCCTTAGTGGATGCCATTTGCCTGTTGAAAGAAGGTGCCATTGTGTCGGCATTTGTCGGGAAAGATCTGGATGCGGCAGAGAAGTGTACTGGGGTGTTGCTGAATTCGATCTCTTCTGGAAATCAGCACCTGTAG
- a CDS encoding MFS transporter: MDISRNTQIIAISVGVLVTFWASSIKGSYQVYFLDLASMCGLGRGVFSLTSALFGLSIGILSPVVGWICDRIGPAQTILSGVIVAMFVYLLMTLTFHFWLFLVLFGVLAAYALTAMTFVPLALLVDRIFDHRNKGMAYAAITNGTAIGFMVLSPLWVWLNTFLVWQDISLIIFGVFTLLILPASLWLCRLFPRRAFVLAPEAENQPDALTWHQHLRKPLFLLLALSFGGCGASMAYIDVHLVPLLQERFSGGEGEATLVATSLSVLGAAELVGAFWVGYLLRFSAPALILAGLYLVRGASLLIVLAADNLLMCMIFAVLFGLTYMGTVIVTSMMCLQAYGEQVKGKIFGCLFTVHQIFVFGTVWLGGLSFDATQSYAGVTLAVSGLCFVSAVTGLLFFFSEPFKTRSGLAQQGQE; encoded by the coding sequence ATGGATATTTCCCGTAACACGCAAATCATCGCTATTTCGGTGGGGGTGCTGGTGACCTTCTGGGCATCATCGATCAAGGGCAGCTATCAGGTTTACTTTCTGGATCTGGCTAGCATGTGTGGACTTGGTCGGGGTGTGTTTTCGCTCACCAGCGCCCTGTTTGGCTTATCGATTGGCATTTTGTCTCCGGTGGTCGGCTGGATTTGCGACCGGATTGGCCCGGCGCAGACCATTTTATCGGGTGTCATTGTGGCAATGTTTGTGTATTTGCTCATGACACTCACCTTTCATTTCTGGCTGTTTCTGGTGCTTTTCGGGGTACTGGCAGCTTACGCATTAACCGCCATGACCTTCGTCCCGCTGGCATTACTGGTGGACCGCATTTTTGACCATCGCAACAAAGGCATGGCTTATGCGGCGATCACCAACGGCACCGCGATTGGCTTTATGGTGTTGTCACCGCTCTGGGTCTGGCTCAATACGTTTCTGGTCTGGCAGGACATCAGCCTGATCATCTTTGGTGTCTTTACGTTGCTGATTCTGCCAGCCAGTCTCTGGCTGTGCCGTCTGTTTCCCCGTCGTGCGTTTGTGCTCGCGCCAGAGGCTGAAAATCAGCCGGATGCGCTGACATGGCATCAGCATCTAAGAAAACCGCTGTTCCTGCTGCTGGCATTGTCTTTCGGGGGGTGCGGGGCATCCATGGCGTACATTGATGTGCATCTGGTCCCGCTGCTTCAGGAGCGTTTCAGTGGCGGGGAAGGCGAAGCCACCCTTGTGGCCACGTCGCTCAGTGTGCTCGGTGCTGCGGAACTGGTGGGTGCATTCTGGGTGGGATATCTGCTGCGTTTTTCAGCGCCGGCACTGATTCTGGCAGGTCTTTATCTGGTTCGCGGAGCATCGCTGCTGATTGTGCTGGCGGCAGACAACCTGCTGATGTGCATGATCTTCGCGGTTCTTTTTGGTCTGACTTATATGGGCACGGTGATCGTGACGTCCATGATGTGTCTGCAGGCTTATGGCGAACAGGTGAAAGGGAAAATCTTCGGCTGCCTGTTTACCGTGCATCAGATCTTTGTGTTCGGCACGGTCTGGCTGGGAGGGTTATCTTTCGATGCCACACAAAGTTATGCCGGGGTCACACTGGCGGTTTCCGGGCTGTGTTTTGTGTCTGCTGTCACCGGGCTGCTGTTCTTCTTTTCAGAGCCGTTCAAAACTCGCTCCGGCCTGGCACAGCAAGGGCAGGAGTGA
- a CDS encoding HPP family protein, with protein MNQYGMALISGIGAALAIGLLSLADSMTTAGLWLMAPFGATAVLVFGVPDSPLAQPKNVIAGHLLTAFIGVFFVAFIGVTPLTMAIASGLAVSAMLLTKTTHPPAGANPLLIMLTGQSWSFLLTPVLIGAVVMVLMGQMVKHRGWVLSR; from the coding sequence ATGAATCAATACGGTATGGCGCTGATTTCTGGCATTGGCGCGGCTTTGGCGATTGGGCTGTTATCACTGGCAGACAGCATGACAACCGCCGGACTCTGGCTGATGGCACCGTTCGGAGCGACAGCCGTGCTGGTGTTTGGGGTGCCGGACAGCCCGCTGGCACAGCCAAAGAATGTGATCGCCGGTCACCTGCTGACAGCCTTTATCGGTGTCTTTTTTGTCGCTTTTATTGGCGTCACCCCACTGACGATGGCGATTGCATCTGGCTTGGCCGTTTCTGCGATGTTGCTGACGAAAACCACCCATCCGCCTGCAGGCGCCAATCCGCTGTTGATTATGCTGACCGGACAAAGCTGGTCTTTTCTGCTCACTCCGGTGCTGATTGGTGCGGTGGTCATGGTGCTGATGGGTCAGATGGTGAAGCACCGGGGCTGGGTGTTGAGTCGCTGA